In Azospirillum thiophilum, the DNA window GTGCGATGCGGTGGCGCGGACCTCTCCTGTCCGGCGCGCTCTGGGGATTGCTGGCGCTGGCGCTTGGCACCTGTGCGGCCTGCGCCGGCGGCCTGCTGCTCGCCATGCGGGACAACCGGCTGATCGCCGGGCTGTCGGCCGGCCGGGATCTGCCGGTGGATGAGACGGCCGCTGCCGAGCTGCGGTTCGCCCGCGCCCATTTCCTGATGGTGCGGGACCGTTTCGAAGAGGCGCAGATCATGGTCGACCGCCTGCCGCCCGGCCGGAACGGGATCGCTGCCGCGGCGCAATACGACCTTGCCAACGCCCGTCTGCGCGCGGCGCTTTCCCTGCTCGAAGCCGGGCGGATCGATGCCGCCGGGGCGCTGGTCCGGTTGGCCAAGGACGGCTACCGGCACTCGCTCGCGCTCGATCCGGGGCTGTGGGACGCGAAATACAACCTCGACGTCGCCATGCGCCTGGTGCGGGATTTTCCCCAGATCGACCGCCCGCCGGAGGAGGAGCCGCCCGAGTTGCCGGTGCGGCTGTGGTCGGATCTGCCCGGCCTGCCGAGAGGCCTGCCATGACGCCGCGGGCTTCAGGCGACATGCGCTTCCGGCTGCTCGTCCTGGCGTTCCTCGGCCTGCTGGCTGCCCTCGCCCGGCCGGAGGCCACGGCGTCGCGCCTCGGCTTCGATCTGCTGTTCGTCACCGACATCACCGGCAGCATGAACGCGCGCGACCAGACGGTCGAAGGGCGCACGGTGAGCCGGCTGGAGTTCGTGAAGCATGAGCTTCGCGCGCTGCTGGCCCGCCTGCCCTGCGGCTCCCGCGCCGGCCTCGGCATCTTCACGGAGCGGCGCAGCTTCCTGCTGTTCGGGCCGGTCGAGACCTGCGGAAACTATGCGGCCATCGACGGGGCGATCGCCTCGCTCGACTGGCGCATGGCCTGGGAGGGGGACAGCCGGATCGCTTCGGGGCTCGACAGCGCCATCGCCATCGCCCGCGACCTGGGGAGCAGCCTGGTCTTCCTGACCGACGGGCAGGAGGCTCCGCCGCTTCCGCTGTCGGGTCCGCCGCCGTTCGAGGGGCGGCCGGGAGAGGTGAGCGGCGTGATCGTCGGCGTCGGCGGTACGGTTCCGGTGCCGATCCCCCGGTTCGACGACCGGGGGCGCGAGATCGGTTTCGTCCAGGCCGCCGACGTGCCCCACGAGTCACGCGTCGGCCCGCCGCCGGCGGATGCAGCCGCCCGCGAAGGCTGGCATCCACGCAACGCCCCGTTCGGCGCGACCCCGCTCGCCGGATCCGAGCACCTGACCGCGGTTCGCGAGCCCTATCTGCAAGGGCTGGCGCAGCGGACCGGGCTGGGCTACGCCCATCCGACCGGCCCCGACGCCCTCGAAGCCGCGCTGAGACGCCACGCCACCGGCCGGCCCATCGTGGCCGCGGTGGACCTCCGCCCCCTTCCCGCAGGCTTGGCGTTGCTGGCCCTGCTGGCCGTCTACGGCCTGCTGCCGGTCCTGGAGCGTCTGCGCCGCCGCCCTGCCCATCCGCTCACCGGAAAAGGTTGACCCGATGTTGAACCGACTCCTCCTGATCGCCGCACTCCTCCTATCGAGCGCACCCGTTTCGGCCCACGGCCCGACCCCGCAGAAGGTGGAGGAAAGCGTCGTCATCGCGGCCACCCCCGCGCTGGTGTGGGGGATGATCGCGGATTTCGCAGGTCTCGCGGGATGGCATCCGCTGGTCGCCGCCTGCACGGTGGCGGCGGAAACCGCCAGCAATGCCGAACGGACCCTGACGCTGCGCGACGGCGGCATGCTGGTCGAGAGCCTCGACGAGTTGAATGCTGGCGGACACAGCCTTTCCTATCGCCTGATCAAGCCGAACCTCGAGGCCTTTCCCGTCAGTTTCTACTCGGCCACCCTCACGGTGAGTGAAGCCCCGGACAACGGCAGCATGGTGCGATGGTCCGCACGCTTCTACCGCGGCGACACCGGGAACTATCCGCCCGAGACGCTCGACGATACGGCCGCCCAGACTGCGATGGCCAAT includes these proteins:
- a CDS encoding VWA domain-containing protein; the protein is MTPRASGDMRFRLLVLAFLGLLAALARPEATASRLGFDLLFVTDITGSMNARDQTVEGRTVSRLEFVKHELRALLARLPCGSRAGLGIFTERRSFLLFGPVETCGNYAAIDGAIASLDWRMAWEGDSRIASGLDSAIAIARDLGSSLVFLTDGQEAPPLPLSGPPPFEGRPGEVSGVIVGVGGTVPVPIPRFDDRGREIGFVQAADVPHESRVGPPPADAAAREGWHPRNAPFGATPLAGSEHLTAVREPYLQGLAQRTGLGYAHPTGPDALEAALRRHATGRPIVAAVDLRPLPAGLALLALLAVYGLLPVLERLRRRPAHPLTGKG
- a CDS encoding SRPBCC family protein, translated to MLNRLLLIAALLLSSAPVSAHGPTPQKVEESVVIAATPALVWGMIADFAGLAGWHPLVAACTVAAETASNAERTLTLRDGGMLVESLDELNAGGHSLSYRLIKPNLEAFPVSFYSATLTVSEAPDNGSMVRWSARFYRGDTGNYPPETLDDTAAQTAMANFMQAGLAGLKEKMERR